In Mammaliicoccus sp. Marseille-Q6498, the genomic stretch CAGATGCTAATACGCCACATAATATAGATAATGACCAATGTAATTGATAGCTTAAAAATCCACCTGCTACAAGTAAAACCAATGGAATTAATGTATTTATTATTTGTATTGTACTTTTCTTTAGATTGTTATTTTCAAATGGTTTCACCATTTTTCGGAGCAATTTCTTCTTCTCTTTTTCGATAATTTTCCACTTCCTTTATTCAATAAATATAAGAAAAGGAAGTACTTGAATGAACCAAGCACTTCCATCTCTATTACTAATAATATAGCATTATACTAGCATTTACAATCAATAACCATTTAACACAACAAAAAAATTATTGTTCATATTTGTTTGATTTTAATAATAAATTAGTACTTAGTCATAATATGAGCCATACAAGTGCTTTTGGTGGGATCTGACTAAAATTCCGCTTCTTTATACAACGATAATTTTAATAAAAAAAACACTCCAAATTTCTCGATTTGGAGTGTTTCAGTTTGTTGATAAACTTAACCCGATTAAAAACTCGCTTGCCTAGGGTACAGTCTCAGCCTGTAGTCTTCGACTCGTACTAAACGCTTTGGCGTCTTCGTTTTTAAACGGTTTTGTTGCTCTAACTAGCAAGAAATATAAAACATGCTAGTTAGAATTTGTAACTTGCAAGAATTTGAAAACAAGCTAGTTAGCGCTGTTTTGGTTGCAAAAAAGTGTAAATAAACACTAGAATCATGACTTTTTTAGCTCTAACTAGCAAGAAATATAAAACAAGCTAGTTAGAATATGTAACTTGCAAGAGTTTGAAAACAAGCTAGTTATCGCTGTTTTAGTTACAAAATAGTGTAAATAAACACCAAAATCACGACTTTTTTAGCTCTAACTAGCAAGAAATATAAAACATGCTAGTTAGAATCTATAACTTGCAAGAATTTGAAAACAAGCTAGTTAGCGCTCGTATTATAGCAGTTATTGAATGTTTTCAACTATCTTTACCACATTATATCTCTAATTGTATCGTCGTTTAGCGCTTTAACGATTTCTGATACGAGTTTTACTGCATTTAAGTAGTCTTCTTTATGAAGGACTGACACGTTTGAATGCATGTAACGTAATGGTACACCGATTGAAATGGTTGGTGTTCCTTCGTTTGCTACGTGAATACTACCTGCGTCTGTTCCACCGCCTGTAATATTGTCCCATTGTACATCGATATTTTTCTCTTTTGCGACTTTTTTAATGAATTTTCTAAATCCAACATGTCCAATATTCGTACCGTCTAATAATAATACAAGTGGTCCGTCGCCTAATTTAGTATCATGGTCTTGGCCTTTCATTCCCGGTGTATCATAAGCGATACCTACGTCTACTGCGATTGCTAAGTCAGGTTTAATTTTATTTGCTGCAACTTTCGCACCGCGTAGTCCAACTTCTTCTTGTACTGTTGCACCTGATACTAAATTAATACCAAGGTCTTCATTTTTCACTTTATTTAAAACGTCGACGCTTAATGCGCAACCGAATCTATTATCAAAAGCTTTTGCTGTTAAGTAATTACCATCACCTAATTCTTCAAATTCAGAATAAGGTGTTACCATGTTACCTACTTCGATACCAAGTTTTTCTACAGCATTTTTGTCTTTAACACCAAGGTCTATAAACATTTCTTTCATATCTACAGGCTTTTTACGTTCTTCTGGACTTAACACATGAGGTGGTTTTGAACCGATAATACCTCTATATTCTTGACCGCTGTCAGTTGTAATCGTAACTTTTTGTGAAAGCATAACTTGATTCCACCAGCCACCGATTGGCGTGAATTTAATATATCCATCTTCATCAATTTTTGTGACCATAAATCCGATTTCATCTAAATGACCAGCAATCATAAGTGTTTTAGAACCATTTTTAGCATTCTTTTTCCCGAAAATGCCTCCTAAATTGTCCTCAATAATTTCATCACTGACTGGTTGTAAAAGTTTACGCATTTCGGATTTAACATTGTACTCAAATCCTGAAATCCCATTTACATCTGTTAACGTTTTTAATAACTTTACTGAATCCGCCACTATAAATCCCCCTTTTTTATCTATACTATTATGATATCATTCTCCTAAATAAAAGTATCTTATGAAGATTTCGTTTTATTTATCGTTTAAACCTTTACCATCAAGAATATGATCAATATACTTTTCAACACGAGAAGTACGAGTTGCTTCACGCTTTGCTTGATTTATAAAATAAATATATTGACGTTGTCTACCAGGCGTTAAATTATAAAATGCATCTTTAAAATTCGGATTATGATCAAATTCTGCTTGAAGCTCTGCAGGTATGTCGTATTCTTCAGTCTTTTTAAACTCAACTTTAGCACCTGACTTCTCAAGCTCCACCGCTTCTACGACATAATTCTTAATAATATCCCTTTGTTCCTTAATCTGATCGATATACATAAACCTTAGTTGTCGCCCTGCCTGAACATTTTCAGTTTGCTGAATCAACAACTTATTAGGATCCTTTAACAAAGCACCTTTATAAAATAAAATCGCACAATATTCCTTAAAACCATGAATAAGCACAACATTTTTACCATTTAGTGTGTAACAAGGTTTCATCCATTTATATTCCTCTTCCAAATCACACTCACGAATGATTTCTCTTAATAAAACAAACTCATCCTTCCACTTCTTCTCCCTTTCCATAAAAGCCTCAACCTTAGGATGCTTATCCATTAAAACCACTCCATTCCCTATCTTTATATTTATTATTATTTTAACCGAAAACGTTTTGAAATACTTGGATAAAGAAAAGAGCTGAGACATTTATGCCTCAGCCCCTTACAATATTCCACTCAACCTAACTTATCACGCTTTTCTTTTTTTCATAAACATTGGTACTACTATGATTAACACACTAATTGTTAGCAAAATAGCTGTAATTGGAGAATGTAATAATGAGAAATAATCTCCGTTATTAAGTAATAGATGTCTTCTTAACGATGTTTCCATTAATGGACCTAATACAATACCTAATATTAATGAAGCTATTGAGAAATTAAATACTTTCATTAAATAGCCTATTACTCCAAATAGAAGCATAATCCAAACGTTTAATAAATCATTATTTGTTGCATAAGCTCCTAGCAATGAAAGGACAATTATAAACGTTGCTATGATACTATATGGTGCTGTTAGTAATAATGTAAATACTTGCACGCCTGCTCGTCCTGCAATTAAAGTCATAATACTCGCAAACAGCATAGCTAAAAAGATTGAATATAATAATATTGGTTGGTCTGCAATTAATTGTGGTCCTGGTTGTACGCCGTGTAGTATTAATGCAGCTAATATAATGGCAGTTGTTGGGCTCCCTGGTATTCCTAAGATAAGCGTTGGAATCATCGAACCGCCTGCAGCTGCATTGTTAGCTGTCTCTGGTGCTACTACCCCTTCTTCTTTACCTTTACCAAATTCTTCAGGATTTTTATCTGTTTTCATTGCAACGCCATAACTTACAAAGGATGCAATTGAACCGCCTGTACCTGGTAATATCCCAATAACACTACCGATTATAGCTGATTTTAATGCTGTCCATTTATATACAAAAAAGTCTTTGAATTTGAATGTTCCGTTAGAATTTTTTGTTGATGTGTTTAAAGTATTCGTATCCTTACTCGTAATTTGGGAAAATACTTCCCCTAAAGCAAACGCA encodes the following:
- a CDS encoding tripartite tricarboxylate transporter permease produces the protein MNTTILKDSFLTILEPTTLMLVILGLVVGILLGALPGIGSSMAIVLVLPFTYFLDVVPAIAFLSTIYVGSAYGGSITAILFNTPGTPEAVATTFDGYPMSKKGHSKKALGLAISSSAFGGVFAVFLMIFLSPLLSQLAFKIHSSEYFALAVLGMTVISSLGTNNMVKAIISGLIGIFISTIGIDPLTATDRFTFNTIELMNGIDYIPIMIGAFALGEVFSQITSKDTNTLNTSTKNSNGTFKFKDFFVYKWTALKSAIIGSVIGILPGTGGSIASFVSYGVAMKTDKNPEEFGKGKEEGVVAPETANNAAAGGSMIPTLILGIPGSPTTAIILAALILHGVQPGPQLIADQPILLYSIFLAMLFASIMTLIAGRAGVQVFTLLLTAPYSIIATFIIVLSLLGAYATNNDLLNVWIMLLFGVIGYLMKVFNFSIASLILGIVLGPLMETSLRRHLLLNNGDYFSLLHSPITAILLTISVLIIVVPMFMKKRKA
- a CDS encoding M42 family metallopeptidase, with product MADSVKLLKTLTDVNGISGFEYNVKSEMRKLLQPVSDEIIEDNLGGIFGKKNAKNGSKTLMIAGHLDEIGFMVTKIDEDGYIKFTPIGGWWNQVMLSQKVTITTDSGQEYRGIIGSKPPHVLSPEERKKPVDMKEMFIDLGVKDKNAVEKLGIEVGNMVTPYSEFEELGDGNYLTAKAFDNRFGCALSVDVLNKVKNEDLGINLVSGATVQEEVGLRGAKVAANKIKPDLAIAVDVGIAYDTPGMKGQDHDTKLGDGPLVLLLDGTNIGHVGFRKFIKKVAKEKNIDVQWDNITGGGTDAGSIHVANEGTPTISIGVPLRYMHSNVSVLHKEDYLNAVKLVSEIVKALNDDTIRDIMW
- a CDS encoding YdeI/OmpD-associated family protein — translated: MDKHPKVEAFMEREKKWKDEFVLLREIIRECDLEEEYKWMKPCYTLNGKNVVLIHGFKEYCAILFYKGALLKDPNKLLIQQTENVQAGRQLRFMYIDQIKEQRDIIKNYVVEAVELEKSGAKVEFKKTEEYDIPAELQAEFDHNPNFKDAFYNLTPGRQRQYIYFINQAKREATRTSRVEKYIDHILDGKGLNDK